AAATACTGTAAGTATCACATCGACTTATGTGTTGTAGGTGTTAGGTTTTAAACAGTTACCGTGTTAACTTGCGACTTTTAGACGACTGCGTCTGTGGTTGTCGTAGTTGCAACAGATGTCAAGATGAAAAACGGGCCAACAAATGCCTCTTGCTTGGATATTTCTTTGAGAcactgctgatttttttttggcatgataatggaaaagaaaacaaatgataGTGAAGAAACGTCGTCATTGTCCGTGTTAATTTTACGACAACCACAGTTGCATTCGGCCGAAAGTCGCCCGTTACAAGGTCCCCTTTTAAATAGTAACACCATTAACTATAGGTTTCTTTATTAGCCCAATATATGCCCAGTTGTCTTGTATTCTGATTTGTTTCATGTCCCATTGAATACGGGCCTTTAAAAGAGTAGTTTTGTGTCATTATGTTTGAATGGATTGCTTTAATTAAATCAGTCTTCTCGTATGCATGCTGTCTTTTTAGGGGGGAAGAGAGATGAAGAACTTATTCTACCAATAAACTCATCTTTGAGTGTCACATTGCATCAAGACCAAGTACGTAAACGAACAGCACTTTCATTAATGATACTCTTtgcctgaacaaaaaaaaacgtcAACTGAATGTGCCTTCATCATATTACAAGATAATATAGTCACATAATTCTGATTACAGGAAATGTTGACGTTGTAGTAGAACTACATGAATGATGAGTACCACAAACACTTATTTATTGATATACATATATCTGGATGTTGagacttaaaaactgaaatttcaTCTGTAATCAGGTGTCCACTGATCTCAAAGATCTGCCATGTCTTTTCCTTCTGTAAAGctgaagacaacaacaacagtttCCACCAGCAGATCCTTCCAGGAAGACCGGATATGGCTCAATGGCAAAGAGGAGGACATAAACCATCCAAGGCTACAGTCCTGTCTCAGAGAGAGTGAGTCCTGACCATCATTATTTACTCTTAAAAGTTCATGAAAGCTAGGAAACTTAGAGTAAAAGATGTCACGTTGTAATCTTTCTGTGTTTTCAATTTAGTTCGCCGATTAGCGAGGAAGAGACGTAATGATGGGGACCTCGCTTCAGATTCCACTGGTTTGTCCCACAAAGTCCATATTTGCTCTGTGAACAACTTCCCCACTGCAGCCGGACTAGCTTCCTCAGCGGCTGGATTCGCTTGTCTAGGTAAGACTGTCAGTGAATTCAAACTCTATATGCAACAACTgtactgctttgttttttttaaggaaaaaatctCTCAGTAAAAAAAGGGTTCAAGCTACGTTATGTTGTGTTAGTACTattattaaaacagtttttttattcTATGTTTTGACTGTGTCGCAGTTTATACTCTGGCCAAGGTTTTTGGTGTCGAGGGGGAGTTGTCTGGGATTGCACGACAAGGCTCAGGCAGTGCATGCCGGAGTATGTATGGAGGGTTTGTCCAGTGGATCATGGGACAGAATGAAGAAGGCAAAGACAGTCTAGCCCGGCAGGTGGAGCCAGAGACTCATTGGCCTGAGCTTAGGATTCTTGTGCTCGTGGTAGGtcactttttgtgtgtttgtgagagatGAGAGGTGACAGAATGACACTGAGAGAATGTGTGacagtagattttttttttctgtcatgctCAACTTATTCTCTGGCTAGTGCTAAAATGAAAACTCTGAATAAAAAAGGAACTACAGTGTGTTATGGGTTACATTGAAACATACTGCACAGTGTTTGTAACTTTATAGCTGAAGGTGTTTGCTCTCAGTCTTAATCATGCATACTCCTGATCAAAAATGCATCTCGTTAATTGCACCTTGTGGAAATATTGTGGATTTCTATTTTATcttactaaaaaaacaaaaaaaaccaaaaaaaaaatcaaataccgTCACGTAGCATTAAATCTAAACTGCGATATGACACAAGTGAAAATCAGATTATACTAGTATGGCTGCAATAACAGAGTTACTTGGTAACCAATACTGGGCAACTTTCTAGTCCCAAGTCATTGGGCAAACTCCTCCACGTTGTCTAATTTGTATTGAATAGAactttgcttttaaaatgttactcatgttttttttttctgcaatttgaTGGATTCATTATCTCCTACTCAGCCATCTTATGAAAGAGATGTGGTTAAATAAGGTTTTAGTACTTCTCATTTCCTTATTTTAGCCCAGTATGCTCCTTGACAGTAAGAGTTCTGTCATTTCATTGCCCTGTCCAatcttttttctacttttgcaTTCAATGTTATGCACCAAAACACAAAGTCCTATTCATTGCATATGTAGAAGCATTTCTGATTCTGATAGAAATAGTAAAAAGTTATGTAAGGTAtaataaatgcacatttttacaggCCAGTGCTGAGAGAAAGCCAGTGGGCAGCACTTCTGGGATGCAAACAAGCGTAAAAACAAGTCATCTTCTAAAGGTGGGTTGTTTACCCTCACAATATGAAGATTCAGTTAAATGATattacaaaacatttgaaatggTGATGATTCAGGTTGTAACAACATTTAAAGGTCAATTGTcaattttctgtgtttgtttgtgcagcACCGTGCTGAGGCAGTCGTCCCAGGCCGGATGGAAGAGATGATTGAAGCGGTGCGAAAAAAAGACTTTGCAGCTTTCGCTGAACTAACCATGAAGGACAGCAACCAGTTTCACGCCACCTGTTTGGATACGTACCCTCCCATCTTTTATCTCAGCAGTGTGTCTCAACAGGTTATCAATATGGTGCATCGGTACAACAGACACTACGGGGAGACACGGGTGAGCAACTTTATGCCGCTATTTTATGTcctcttttaaagttttttaacCATGTACTGTTTTAGTTCAATTGAACAGCTTTGTTTGTAccactttgaaaataaatttcttCACAACAGAAAACAGTAATTTTAACAGTCAAAGAAAGCAAAGAACTGATGGATTGTGAAGGTTCTCATTTTCAAATGATATACAGTCAAATGAAAGAACATCTTGTATTTGAAAGGTTGAAAATCATTTCGAAGTTAAATTCCAAATACTCTTTAAAGTAAATATTACATTTATAAAATTTAATAAAGTATGACTTGACTTAACTTAAAGCTTCTTTTGACAGTATGTACCACATACAG
This sequence is a window from Cheilinus undulatus linkage group 1, ASM1832078v1, whole genome shotgun sequence. Protein-coding genes within it:
- the mvda gene encoding diphosphomevalonate decarboxylase; translated protein: MPEDCMDKPNIVTCTAPVNIAVIKYWGKRDEELILPINSSLSVTLHQDQLKTTTTVSTSRSFQEDRIWLNGKEEDINHPRLQSCLREIRRLARKRRNDGDLASDSTGLSHKVHICSVNNFPTAAGLASSAAGFACLVYTLAKVFGVEGELSGIARQGSGSACRSMYGGFVQWIMGQNEEGKDSLARQVEPETHWPELRILVLVASAERKPVGSTSGMQTSVKTSHLLKHRAEAVVPGRMEEMIEAVRKKDFAAFAELTMKDSNQFHATCLDTYPPIFYLSSVSQQVINMVHRYNRHYGETRLAYTFDAGPNAVIFTLQQYVPELVQVVQHVFPPETNGGQFIKGLPVNHAAISEELKQAIGLEPMSKGISYIISTKAGPGPCVVTDPTQHLLGSDGLPKESV